A single Panthera uncia isolate 11264 chromosome E2 unlocalized genomic scaffold, Puncia_PCG_1.0 HiC_scaffold_19, whole genome shotgun sequence DNA region contains:
- the LOC125915496 gene encoding zinc finger protein 615-like — translation MIQAQESLTFEDVAVGFSREEWRLLAPAQKDLYRDVMLENYRNLVSVGYLASKPDALSKLEGGELWTTEDEIDSRICPEIRKVDDPLQCQLQNRSIQKSVEQCCEHNTFASIFNQSESDFLLKQNYDMFDLREKPLKSNSSLESQSISCDLENSAEFHEDGKSLLYGNHEQFYSVNKFPAGVKPINNNSQVMKQQRTQNTQKAHVCSECGKAFVKVSRLTDHQRVHTREKPHGCGMCRKAFSRKSRLIEHQRIHTGLKHYECTECDKTFPKKSQFNIHQKTHMGQKPYTCNECGKAFIKKCRLVYHQRTHTGEKPHECSLCEKAFSTKFSLTTHQKTHTGEKPYICNECGKGFIEKRRLVAHHRTHTGEKPFICDECGRGFTLKNSLLTHQQTHTEEKLYTCSECGKGFSMKHCLIVHQRTHTGEKPYTCSECGKGFTLKSPLIRHQRTHTGEKPYVCGVCGKGFTMKSDLIVHQRTHTAEKPYICSDCGKGFTVKSRLIVHRRTHTGEKPYVCSECGKGFPAKIRLVGHQRTHTGEKPYICSECGKGFTEKSHLNVHRRTHTGEKPYICNECGKGLTGKSMLVAHLRTHTGEKPYICSECGKGFTMKSTLGIHQQTHTGEKPYKCNECDKAFRKKTCLVQHQRFHTGKTSFACTECGKFSLRKNDLITHQRIHTGEKPFECRECGKAFTTKSGLNVHQRKHTGERPYGCSDCGKTFAHLSILVKHKRIHR, via the exons ATGATCCAGGCCCAG GAATCCCTGACATTTGAGGACGTGGCCGTGGGCTTCTCCCGGGAGGAGTGGCGGCTCCTGGCCCCCGCCCAGAAGGACCTGTACCGGgacgtgatgctggagaactacaGGAACTTGGTGTCCGTGG GGTATCTCGCCAGCAAACCAGATGCACTCTCCAAGTTGGAAGGAGGAGAACTTTGGACAACAGAAGATGAGATCGACAGTCGAATCTGCCCAG AAATCAGGAAAGTTGATGATCCCCTGCAGTGTCAGTTACAAAATCGAAGCATTCAGAAGAGTGTGGAACAATGCTGTGAACATAATACATTTGCAAGCATTTTTAACCAGAGTGAAAGTGATTTTCTGTTGAAACAAAATTATGATATGTTTGATTTACGTGAAAAACCTTTAAAATCAAATTCAAGTTTGGAAAGCCAGAGTATAAGCTGTGATTTGGAGAACTCTGCTGAGTTTCATGAAGATGGGAAATCCCTTCTTTATGGTAACCACGAACAATTTTATAGTGTAAATAAATTTCCTGCAGGTGTAAAACCCATTAATAATAATTCCCAGGTCATGAAACAACAGAGAACTCAAAATACGCAGAAAGCCCATGtatgcagtgaatgtgggaaagcctttgtCAAGGTGTCTCGGCTCACTGATCATCAGAGAGTTCATACTAGAGAGAAACCTCATGGATGCGGTATGTGTAGGAAAGCATTCTCCAGAAAATCCAGGCTAATtgaacatcagagaattcatacaggaCTGAAACATTATGAATGCACTGAATGTGACAAAACATTTCCTAAGAAATCACAATTCAACATACACCAGAAAACTCATATGGGGCAGAAGCCTTATACATGTAATGAATGCGGGAAGGCGTTCATCAAGAAATGTCGGCTCGTTTATCATCAGCGAACTCATACAGGAGAGAAGCCCCATGAATGCAGTCTATGTGAGAAAGCCTTCTCTACAAAGTTTAGTCTCACTACGCATCAGAAAactcatacaggagagaaaccataTATATGCAACGAATGTGGAAAAGGCTTCATTGAGAAGAGGCGTCTTGTTGCACATCATCGAACTCATACTGGCGAGAAACCTTTTATATGCGATGAATGTGGGAGAGGTTTCACCCTGAAGAACAGTCTTCTCACACATCAGCAAACTCATACAGAAGAGAAATTGTATACATGCAGTGAATGTGGAAAAGGCTTCTCAATGAAGCACTGTCTCATCGTACATCAGCGAactcatacaggagagaaaccctacaCATGCAGTGAGTGTGGAAAAGGCTTCACCTTGAAGAGTCCGCTCATCAGACATCAGCGAACACATACGGGAGAGAAACCctatgtgtgtggtgtatgtggaAAAGGCTTCACCATGAAGAGTGATCTCATTGTACATCAGCGAACTCATACTGCAGAGAAACCCTACATATGCAGTGATTGCGGGAAAGGCTTCACCGTGAAGAGCCGCCTGATTGTACACCGGCGAACTCATACGGGCGAGAAACCCTACGtatgcagtgaatgtgggaaaggCTTTCCAGCAAAGATACGGCTGGTCGGACATCAACGAACTCACACGGGAGAGAAGCCCTATATATGCAGTGAATGTGGAAAAGGCTTCACAGAGAAGAGTCATCTCAACGTGCACAGGCGCactcatacaggagagaaaccctatatATGCAATGAGTGTGGCAAAGGCTTAACTGGGAAAAGCATGCTCGTTGCACATTTGCGAACCCATACCGGAGAAAAACCGTATATATGCAGTGAGTGTGGAAAGGGCTTCACCATGAAGAGTACTCTAGGTATACATCAACAGACTCATACCGGAGAGAAGCCATACAAATGCAACGAATGTGATAAAGCCTTCCGGAAGAAGACCTGCCTCGTACAACATCAGAGATTTCACACGGGAAAAACCTCCTTTGCATGTACCGAATGTGGAAAATTTTCTTTGCGCAAAAATGATCTCATCAcccatcagagaattcacacaggagagaaaccattTGAATGCagggaatgtgggaaagccttcacgACCAAGTCAGGGCTCAATGTTCATCAAAGAAAACATACCGGAGAGAGGCCCTATGGATGCAGTGATTGTGGGAAAACTTTTGCCCACTTGTCAATCCTTGTTAAACACAAGAGAATTCACAGATAG